Below is a window of Veillonella rodentium DNA.
GATCCGGCATGCTTTTATAAAACCCTTCAATATGCCATTCGCCATTTTCTTCGATGAGAGATATATAGCGTGTCATGTGCGCAGCCTCAACCGCGCCGTTTCCGGGTTTAGTGACTTGCAGATCCGCTTCGTAAATGATGCGTTTCATGCCGTTTATACGACTGATACGACTCGTGCCTAAGGACCCGACAACCACCTTCGGCGCCGACTTCATAGACTCCATCCATTTTTGCTTTTCTACGGGATTCGTCTTAGCCTGATTGATAACATAGGTGAAGGCCTTATCATAGTTCTTTTCATTGACTGCGTCAAAATAATCGTGTACCACATCCCGTGCAGCTTCATCACCACCTTGACCGACGATGATATTCGTAAACCATCCGCCCGGATCTAGTTCATTTTCCGGTCCCATATAACGAGCCGAAACACTGCATACGCAGATAGCACTCACCAGCAATGTAACGAGAATTCGAGTAGTGAAAGCGCTGCTCGTAGGCGATACTTTCATAATAGAGCTCAACCGTTTGTCGATAGTGATGTTCCTCAACGCCTCACCATATTGATTAGCCTTCGGTCCGCCTTTCTTACACAGTAGAACAAATAGAATAATCGGTCCGATGAAAGGAATTAAGATTAAAAACAGATGATCACTGCTTTTACCGGTATCATGAAGGCGACGGATGCATAGAGAGCCCAACGGAATCAGCGAGACAAGACCGATGATTGTCAGTAACATCCATGCCAACAGGATTAAATAAATACCCGTATGAAGCACCACCGTAAGCCCATAAGAAAGGGCCAGAATTCCAGCGATAACTAAAATCCACATCAAAAAGAACCGCAAAAATTCCCCTCTGGACGCACGGCCATCTGAATTCATAAATTTGCGGCCCACCACATAGAGAAATGTATCCTTGTAACTCAACTGATAATGCGCCAGCGGATAGATAATATCCCCTTCCGGTGCGATTCTCTCAACCTCCACCGCAGTCGTATACTGCCCGCAATGAGGGCAGAACATGGCAGCCTCGTCACAATACTGACGGCAGGATGCACAATATCGTTTCATATGTAATACCTTCTATCTCAAAACTCTCTCTACAGCTTTGGCAAAACCTTCACGGTATAAATTAGCCCCACCGTTAGCCGGATGTCTAAGTCCGACGGCTGAAAGGCCGAATCGCCCCATCGTGTCCGCCGATTTTTGACCGACAGCGAGCATGAGCGGCTTCGATCCACCTAATTCGGTGTGCAATGCCAACAGTCTTTTCGTATATTCCCAACCCAGCTGCTGCTCCGACTCGGTCGGCGTCCGATTAGTGAGCGGTTCGCCCGCCTTATGAGGGTGAAAGGGGAATATATTCCACAGCAACGCATCGTACGGATCAATTTCCTGTTCGATGATAGCACTCCATACTACCGTATCCGTAGGCTCGTTGAACCCCTGTTCCTGTTGGGTCCGTTTCAGCATAGGACTCACAGGAGAGCTGGTCCTTTGTAATGTAACAGGCGTTATCTGATGCGCCCGAATCGTTTTATGCTTATCCAACAACATGCGTTCACAGGTAATGGCAATGCCCGAAAAGCGCCCTCCTTGATATCCGACAGCCTCCGCCACCACAAAGATTTTGGAGCGTCCCAACCGCGGCAGCAAATACGCCATCAAATTGCTACGACGCACCTGAGCCGCATCAAAATCAGGCCGAACAATTTCGAGGTCAGGATTCACCTCACCCCATGGATTGTGAACAAGCTCGCCCCTATATTGACCGAGCCAGTCTATAAACTGCTGTACTTTTGCAATCTGATTCGTATCAAACGAGGTCATATATTCATCAAAAGACAGCGTTTTCTCTTCCTCTGATGTAAATAAGGACATAGGCTCTCCCCCAATTTATACTACCGCCCCATATAATTAATAATGCTGTATATCATGATTATCAATCCTTTATATACTGTATTTATACACTAAAGCCCATAATAATACAATCCATATATTACGATATCCAATCATAATATGTGATAATATATCTGATAATCACGCACTACATAAAATGTATGCCGTTACTATATTATAATAGCATCCATTTCTGAAAGTTTGATGCGAAATTAATATTCAAAATATCCACATGCAACAAAATATAAAAAACTGTAATTTCAAAGCGACTTTAGATTCTCTACCATCAAAACGACAGGCCTCATTTAACAACCTTGATGGTAATGAACGATCCTACTATCTTTGAAACTACAGTTTTTGTTGGACTTCTGTTGCTACTAATATATGCAATATCACATTTATATATAAAACTCGATTTTGTCTTCTTTGGCGAGTTGGAATTGTTCAAATATGTGATTTCGAATATTGACGAAGGACGCCGAGGTCCGGTCCGTCCTATCGATAAGATTGACGGGGATAATGGTTTGCACCCGTCCCGGATTAGCGGCGAGCACTACGACGCGATCCGCAAGGACCACCGCCTCTTCTATGTCATGCGTAACGAATACGACCGTTTTACCCTCTTCACGGCAGATGCGGGAGATTTCATCCTGTAAATTGATACGTGTCAACGCATCGAGGGCCCCCAGAGGCTCGTCCATGAAGATAATATCCGGATCGACCGCCAGAGCCCGCGCAATGGATACACGCTGTTGCATACCGCCGGACAACTCCGCCGGATAGCGGTTCCGAGCATGATCGAGCCCCACCATTTTCACGTATTTATCGATGATAGCAGGTCGCTCTGCCTTAGATACGTTCTTGCTTTCAAGGCCCAGTTCAATATTACTTTCCACCGTTCGCCACGGTAACAGTCCGTAATTCTGAAAAACCGTTACATACCGCAATTGGGGTGCTTTCACCTCTGCGCCATCAAT
It encodes the following:
- a CDS encoding uracil-DNA glycosylase, whose translation is MSLFTSEEEKTLSFDEYMTSFDTNQIAKVQQFIDWLGQYRGELVHNPWGEVNPDLEIVRPDFDAAQVRRSNLMAYLLPRLGRSKIFVVAEAVGYQGGRFSGIAITCERMLLDKHKTIRAHQITPVTLQRTSSPVSPMLKRTQQEQGFNEPTDTVVWSAIIEQEIDPYDALLWNIFPFHPHKAGEPLTNRTPTESEQQLGWEYTKRLLALHTELGGSKPLMLAVGQKSADTMGRFGLSAVGLRHPANGGANLYREGFAKAVERVLR
- a CDS encoding ABC transporter ATP-binding protein, which codes for MGYISVRNAHKEFMKDGEPLTILENINLDIEQGEFICLLGPSGSGKSTLLNVMAGFELVTSGSITIDGAEVKAPQLRYVTVFQNYGLLPWRTVESNIELGLESKNVSKAERPAIIDKYVKMVGLDHARNRYPAELSGGMQQRVSIARALAVDPDIIFMDEPLGALDALTRINLQDEISRICREEGKTVVFVTHDIEEAVVLADRVVVLAANPGRVQTIIPVNLIDRTDRTSASFVNIRNHIFEQFQLAKEDKIEFYI
- a CDS encoding DUF805 domain-containing protein yields the protein MKRYCASCRQYCDEAAMFCPHCGQYTTAVEVERIAPEGDIIYPLAHYQLSYKDTFLYVVGRKFMNSDGRASRGEFLRFFLMWILVIAGILALSYGLTVVLHTGIYLILLAWMLLTIIGLVSLIPLGSLCIRRLHDTGKSSDHLFLILIPFIGPIILFVLLCKKGGPKANQYGEALRNITIDKRLSSIMKVSPTSSAFTTRILVTLLVSAICVCSVSARYMGPENELDPGGWFTNIIVGQGGDEAARDVVHDYFDAVNEKNYDKAFTYVINQAKTNPVEKQKWMESMKSAPKVVVGSLGTSRISRINGMKRIIYEADLQVTKPGNGAVEAAHMTRYISLIEENGEWHIEGFYKSMPDHAG